CTGCAGGAGGCTCTGGTCGACCAAAGCGGCGACCGTGTCGAGTGCAGGGGGGCGCTCGCTGGGACACATGAATTCCGCGGCCGACAACCCGAACCCGCCGGCGAAGACCGCCAGCCTCCGGAAGAGGGACTGCTCGGAGGCGGAAAGGAGGTCGTGACTCCAGGCTATCCCGGCGCGCATGGTCCGCAGCCGTTCCGGGACGTCCTGCGCGCCATCGGTGAGCAGGGCGAGACGGCGGTCGAGCCGGGCGAGCAGCGCCGACGGGGACAGCACCGTCATCCGGGCCGCCGCCAGTTCGATCGCCAACGGCAAGCCGTCCAGGCCGTGGCAGATCTGCGCCACTGTGGCGGCGTTCTCGTCAGTCAGGACGAAGGTCGGACTCACCGCTGCGGACCGCTCAACCAAGAGGCGTACGGCCTCGTACTCGATCAGTGCCCGTGCCGGCAGCGGCCGGCCGGGATCCGGGAGAGCCAGTGGCGGCACCGCGAGGACATGCTCGCCGGAGACACGAAGCAGCGTCCGGCTGGTGACCAGCAGCGTGATGTCCGGGCAGCCGACCATCAGATCGACCAGGACCGGACCCGCGGCGAGGACGTGTTCGAAGTTGTCGAGCAGCAGGAGGAGCTTCCGCGGGCCCAGGACGCGTACCAGTGCCTCGGCGGGAGATCGGCCGGGGGACTCCACGACGCCGAGGGCTTCGGCGACCCTGGCCGCGACCCGGTGATAGTCCCGGACGGGAGCGAACTCGACGAACGCGACCTCGTCGAAGCCGGCGTCGAGATCCGTCGCGGCCTGGACCGCGAGCCGGGTCTTGCCTACACCACCGGGTCCGGTGAGCGTGACGAGCCGGGCATCCCGATCCAGCAGGAGCGCTCTGAGGCGCGCGGCCTCCTGCTCTCGTCCGACCAGCGCGGTGAGATACACCGGAGGGCGGCCGATCCAGGCCGGCGGCTCCGTGCCGACCGGGACCATGCCGGCCGGGTCCTGCCCGCGACCGTGCGGACGACGAGTATCGGCCATCGGCGCGAACCTTCTGTCTGACAGGAGGTTGCGAGATCCTACCGTGTGGGCGCCACGCGCGGGATCGAAGATGCCGAAGAGCGTCGGCGGTGTCGGGTCAGCGGCTGTCGATCGTCCAGATCTCCCCGGGAAGAGTGACGACGTAGGCGGTGTCGCGGATGAACTCGAGCGACGTCGGCCGGTCGAGCCCGGTGGCGACGGGCGACAGCGTGCCGTCGCGGTCGACCCGGACCAGCGCGCCGGTGGCCGGGTCGGCGGGAGAACCCTCGGGATTGCCGGGGGTGAAGTGGCCCTGGGAGAGCGCGTAGAGCCGATGGCCCGGGCCGAACTCGACGTCCACCAGTAGCGGCGCGCCGGACGCCACCTCGCTGGCCCGGCCCGACCGGGGCTGCACTCTGAGCACCCTGCCGTCGCTGGGAGCATGCGGCACCGGACCCGCCTGGGCCAGGTACACGGACCTGTCGCCGATCGTGATGCCGGTCGGCACCACGTTCGGGAACGCGGCCAGTTCCGTGACGTCCCCGTCGAGCCCGACCCGAAGCAGGCGGTTGTGATGGCCGTCGGTGACGAGGAAACCGCCCCGGTAGGGCTGGAGGGCGTACTGGACGCCGGTCGGGACGAAGAAGGCCGGGACCGGCGGATGAGCCAGGGACCACGCACCGATGTCGGCGACGACCGTGACCCGGCCCGGCCCGTCGACCCGGTAGATCCCGTCGACGTCACTTCCACCGACGTCGGGGCTGACCAGGGTGACCAGCACATACGGGCGGTGATGGACGAACGCGACGTCCATCGCGCCTCCGGTGTCGAGGATCCGCCTGGGCAGACCGCTCGCGAACGTCGTCCTGTGCCCGGTCCTCGGGTCGACCCGGGAGATCTGCCCGGCCGCGCTCTCGACGACATAGAGCGCGCCGTCGGGACCTACCGTGCTGCCCACGGCGCCATGAAGCCCCGAGGTCAGCAGATGGGTCCGATGGGCCGGGACGGTCGGGGACGCCCCGGCGGGAGCCGGCACCGTGACCGCGATCAGGGCCGCGGCGAGCAGGAGAAGGGCGGGGGCCGGACGGCGGCGGCGGCTATCCGGCAAGTCGGGTGTCATGGCTCGATGGTTGGCATCGGGGCCGAGCCGCACATCGGGAAGATTCCGGATCTGAGCACGTCCGGCCCCAGGACCCGAGGCACGGGGTTCGTGCCGGGTGGAACGTCCGGGTCAACGCGAGGCCGGGCCGGCCGGGCGGATCTCGGCATCCCGGGGGAGGTCCGTTCGCCGGGACTGGTTGGCTGTCGATGTGGTGTGGTTCAGCGACGCGGACCTGCGCCGGCTGGCCGGCGACCGGTCCTATGGGCGGGCCGCCGGCTACCTGGACGCGGTCGGCGCACTCGATGAGTTGCCTGACGGCGTGACGGCAGTCGTGTACGGCTCGGAGCAGTACCGGGTACGCCTGTCCGGCCGTGACGGCCGCCTGGTGGGTGAGTGCGACTGCCCCCACGGCCGGGACGGCGCGTTCTGCAAGCACTGCGTGGCGGTCGGACTCGTCCTGCTGGCGCCGAACGCGGAGTCCGAGCCCGTCGCACCGGTGCGCAGGCGCGGACGACGAGGGCCGGTCGACGTGCGTGCGGCTCTGGAGTCGGTGGACCGTGCGGAACTGGTCGACCTGCTGGTCGAGCTCGCGGCCACCCACCCGGACGTGCACCGGCGGCTGTCCTTGCGCGCCGCGACCGCCGGCGAGCCCGACCTCGCTGAGCTGCGGCGGCTGGTCGACACACTGCGGCCGCGGGGCTTCGTCGACTATTCGCGCTCGTTCGACTACGCCCGCAAGGCCACCGATGTCCTCGACGCCTTGGACGTGGTCGCCCGCCGCGATCCGGGCGGGGCAGGGCCGCTCTACCGCCGAGTGCTCCAGCACGTGATCAGGACGTCGGAACAGGCAGACGATTCCGCAGGCACGATCGGTGACGTGGCCGACCGCGCGGTGGACGCGTACGCGGCGGCCTGCCGGGCCGAGCCACCGGACCCGGTCGGACTGGCCCGGTGGCTGATCGACACCCAGCTCGACGGTCCCGGATGGCCGGACATCGACGTCGCCGACTTCGCCGACGCGCTCGGCCCGGACGGGCTGGCCGCCTACTGGCGGCAGCTGACCGACCTGGCCGCCGCGACGG
This DNA window, taken from Mycobacteriales bacterium, encodes the following:
- a CDS encoding ScyD/ScyE family protein, which encodes MTPDLPDSRRRRPAPALLLLAAALIAVTVPAPAGASPTVPAHRTHLLTSGLHGAVGSTVGPDGALYVVESAAGQISRVDPRTGHRTTFASGLPRRILDTGGAMDVAFVHHRPYVLVTLVSPDVGGSDVDGIYRVDGPGRVTVVADIGAWSLAHPPVPAFFVPTGVQYALQPYRGGFLVTDGHHNRLLRVGLDGDVTELAAFPNVVPTGITIGDRSVYLAQAGPVPHAPSDGRVLRVQPRSGRASEVASGAPLLVDVEFGPGHRLYALSQGHFTPGNPEGSPADPATGALVRVDRDGTLSPVATGLDRPTSLEFIRDTAYVVTLPGEIWTIDSR